The Spirosoma radiotolerans genome has a window encoding:
- a CDS encoding glycosyltransferase family 4 protein: MRIICIHQSAELYGSDRSFLQVIKYLKLTNKFSEICVVVPCQGLLINELLKIGVSVKIIKLTVISKSQLKKFQFTKVFSPLFLLRKKLTFFSKFDIIYVNTSVILDFYLLSPFLHGKKIIHIREIPNFYISNILSYLCKFSNAEIIFNSLSTKNAFALFDNTHVIHNAFEGFNKVLNDKIINDHHSLNLLLIGRINNWKGQDFALDALSKLNQNENVVLKIIGSPFKGNEYILDELKEKVTKLNLQDKVTFIPFMVDTYLEFDWADVIIIPSLKPEPFGRIAIEGMSLKKAVIASNHGGLTEIISHNISGFLFTPGNVTEFVSYVRQYYNDRELLKIHGFNAYDIFTEKFSVAKMHESLDKVFTIN; the protein is encoded by the coding sequence ATGCGAATTATCTGTATCCATCAAAGTGCCGAGCTGTATGGTTCTGACCGTAGTTTTCTTCAAGTAATTAAATACTTAAAGTTAACAAATAAATTTTCAGAGATTTGTGTAGTAGTTCCATGTCAAGGGCTATTAATTAATGAGCTATTGAAAATTGGAGTCAGTGTTAAAATTATCAAGTTAACTGTAATAAGTAAATCGCAATTAAAAAAGTTTCAATTTACCAAAGTATTCTCTCCTCTTTTTCTTCTTAGAAAGAAATTGACTTTTTTTTCTAAATTTGATATTATTTATGTCAACACTTCTGTCATTCTAGACTTTTATTTGCTATCACCTTTTTTACATGGTAAAAAAATTATACATATACGAGAAATACCAAATTTTTATATAAGTAATATATTGTCTTATCTCTGTAAATTTTCAAATGCAGAAATTATTTTTAACTCATTATCAACTAAAAATGCGTTTGCGTTATTTGACAATACACATGTAATTCATAATGCTTTTGAAGGCTTTAATAAAGTTTTAAATGATAAAATAATTAATGATCATCATTCTTTAAATTTATTACTAATTGGCAGGATTAATAACTGGAAAGGTCAAGACTTCGCTCTTGATGCATTATCAAAACTCAATCAAAATGAAAATGTGGTCCTAAAAATTATTGGAAGCCCTTTTAAAGGTAATGAATATATTCTTGATGAATTAAAGGAAAAAGTAACTAAATTAAATTTACAAGACAAAGTGACATTTATACCTTTTATGGTAGATACATATTTAGAATTCGATTGGGCTGATGTCATCATTATTCCTTCATTAAAACCAGAACCTTTTGGTCGTATTGCAATCGAAGGAATGAGTTTAAAAAAAGCCGTAATTGCTTCGAACCATGGGGGCTTAACTGAAATAATATCTCACAATATTAGTGGTTTCTTATTTACACCCGGGAATGTTACTGAGTTTGTTTCTTATGTAAGGCAATATTATAATGATAGAGAATTGTTAAAAATTCATGGATTTAATGCCTATGATATTTTCACTGAAAAATTCTCTGTTGCTAAAATGCATGAAAGTTTAGATAAAGTATTTACTATAAATTAA
- a CDS encoding DUF1972 domain-containing protein: MYIGIIGTRGIPNYYGGFEQFAEYLAVQLVKDEHTVSVYNSHDHPHQSHEYKGVSIIHCYDPGNFMGLAGQFIYDFNCIIDARSRNFDLILQLGYTTNSVWGWLLPSKSIIVTNMDGVEWMRSKYPPLIQRFLKHAEKWAVQTSDYLVADSIGIQKHLKGLYEKPSTYIPYGSYVFENPEISYLNEFHLEPYQYNMLIARLQSDNSIDEILKGVSEANVTRPFLVIGNHNTRYGKYLVDKYRHFRNIMFLGGIYDLDKLNNLRYHSNLYFHGHRVGGTNPSLLEAMGSSALICAYNNIFNKSILGDDAYYFENSLDVTLVLNSYKKQDNMSFVNKNCKKIATIYHWPLITSQYEELFLDVHSKKVETLSLAITE; the protein is encoded by the coding sequence ATGTATATTGGTATTATTGGTACACGGGGCATTCCTAACTATTATGGTGGGTTCGAGCAATTTGCTGAATATTTAGCAGTTCAGCTTGTTAAGGATGAACATACAGTTTCCGTTTATAACTCGCATGATCACCCCCATCAAAGTCATGAATATAAGGGTGTTTCTATCATCCACTGCTATGATCCAGGAAACTTTATGGGTTTAGCCGGACAGTTTATTTATGACTTTAACTGTATCATTGATGCTCGTTCACGTAATTTTGATCTAATTTTACAATTAGGTTATACAACGAATTCAGTTTGGGGCTGGTTGTTACCATCTAAATCTATTATTGTTACAAACATGGATGGTGTAGAATGGATGCGTAGTAAATACCCTCCATTAATTCAACGCTTTTTGAAGCATGCTGAAAAGTGGGCGGTACAAACAAGTGATTATTTAGTTGCTGATTCTATTGGCATTCAAAAACATCTTAAAGGATTATATGAGAAGCCATCCACCTATATTCCTTATGGTTCATACGTCTTTGAGAATCCAGAGATTAGTTATCTTAATGAATTTCATTTAGAACCATATCAATATAATATGTTGATTGCTCGCCTACAATCTGATAATAGTATTGATGAAATTCTAAAGGGTGTCTCTGAAGCAAATGTGACACGACCTTTTCTAGTTATAGGCAATCATAATACTAGATATGGAAAGTACTTGGTTGATAAATATAGGCATTTTCGTAATATCATGTTTTTGGGTGGTATCTATGATTTAGATAAACTCAATAATCTTCGGTATCATTCTAATTTGTATTTTCATGGGCACCGCGTTGGTGGTACAAATCCATCACTTTTAGAAGCAATGGGATCTAGCGCTTTAATTTGTGCTTATAATAACATATTTAATAAATCAATTCTAGGTGATGACGCGTATTATTTTGAGAATTCTTTAGATGTTACACTTGTTTTAAATAGCTACAAGAAGCAAGATAATATGTCTTTTGTAAATAAAAACTGCAAAAAAATTGCAACGATATATCATTGGCCTTTAATTACAAGCCAATATGAAGAATTGTTTCTTGATGTACATTCTAAAAAGGTTGAAACACTTAGCTTAGCTATTACAGAATAA
- a CDS encoding laminin B domain-containing protein: MTTLSSPAYIAFDNDNQGWQISSGAISSYSATGGNPGGYIIGTDNALGFWYFIASKEFVSETRKSYERNLGFDLEQSATDSQANADDVILTDGSTILTFDTAYNPKTTWTHYSIKLDEFSGWKKGKVKATKADMQTVLQNLTELRIRGEFRAGPDRGGLDNVAIY; this comes from the coding sequence TTGACTACTCTATCGTCTCCAGCTTATATTGCGTTTGATAATGATAATCAAGGATGGCAAATAAGTAGCGGTGCTATTAGCAGCTACAGCGCTACGGGTGGCAATCCTGGTGGTTATATTATTGGAACTGATAACGCGCTTGGGTTCTGGTATTTTATCGCGTCAAAAGAGTTTGTCAGTGAAACTCGAAAAAGTTATGAGCGAAACCTCGGCTTTGATCTTGAGCAATCCGCAACTGATTCGCAAGCTAATGCCGATGATGTCATTTTAACGGATGGCTCAACTATTCTCACGTTTGATACGGCCTACAACCCAAAGACGACCTGGACCCACTATTCGATCAAGCTGGATGAATTCAGTGGGTGGAAAAAAGGGAAGGTTAAGGCAACAAAAGCAGATATGCAGACGGTATTGCAAAATCTGACCGAGTTGAGAATTCGGGGCGAGTTCAGAGCCGGGCCCGATCGCGGCGGTCTGGATAACGTTGCTATTTATTAA
- a CDS encoding laminin B domain-containing protein, giving the protein MKLLGSNPEKVVFYKFAVVGGLLLALVIGCYRFTLTPLDPPDFNSFDDGDQGWRVSAGGVGSFSATGGNPGGYVVGVDNTDGVWYFIAPTPFTNEVRKGYGKTLRFDQFQSATDAQGNTADVILTNGMITLTFDTAYNPNTTWTSYAIKLDELSGWKKGYERATKADIQAVLANLTELRIRGEYRSGPDHGGLDNVGIF; this is encoded by the coding sequence ATGAAGTTACTAGGCTCTAACCCAGAAAAAGTTGTCTTTTATAAATTTGCGGTTGTCGGTGGGTTGCTTTTAGCGCTGGTCATTGGGTGTTATCGGTTTACGCTTACTCCTTTAGACCCACCAGATTTCAACTCATTCGATGATGGTGACCAAGGTTGGCGGGTTAGTGCTGGGGGCGTTGGCAGTTTTAGTGCTACGGGTGGTAACCCCGGTGGCTATGTCGTTGGGGTAGATAACACAGATGGCGTCTGGTACTTCATTGCGCCTACTCCGTTTACAAATGAGGTTAGAAAAGGTTATGGTAAAACCCTCCGTTTCGATCAATTTCAATCGGCCACTGACGCGCAGGGGAATACAGCTGATGTGATCTTAACGAATGGGATGATCACCCTCACCTTTGATACCGCCTATAATCCCAACACAACCTGGACCAGCTACGCTATCAAGCTGGATGAACTGAGCGGGTGGAAAAAAGGATATGAGCGGGCAACGAAAGCCGATATACAGGCGGTGTTAGCGAATTTAACGGAGTTACGAATCCGGGGTGAGTATAGATCCGGGCCAGATCATGGCGGCCTCGATAATGTAGGTATCTTTTAG